From Heteronotia binoei isolate CCM8104 ecotype False Entrance Well chromosome 3, APGP_CSIRO_Hbin_v1, whole genome shotgun sequence, a single genomic window includes:
- the UBASH3A gene encoding ubiquitin-associated and SH3 domain-containing protein A, with the protein MAEAETTLYAKILNKYKTRRIQSQSLLEPLLATGVPAHTALKALAATGQKTVEEAAKWLHSHCNDPSLDDPIPQEYVLYLCPTGPLNDKLMEFWRQTKQQCGKNKALEIFPHITLSEFFTCEDQKVDGLYEALRRAGDRFSICFPSVISLSLHASSSYIGFFISDGPANIIKAFAAAFASEATTLADCQVKPSTKQLHLTLANKFYPHHQKTLEELAKSINPKQSCHWVAALYSRDMRFVHYQVLRALFQYKPQNTDELMLNAGDFIYVDRAQQSEACDGWVIGASHRTGCRGFLPENYTEKANESDTWVKHREYVFIPSSGQLSKNQTEPYTMSKEQSSIPRNVVKMLTVQLSMKTANRRGLLVMRHGERVDQVFGKSWLQQCFSANGKYYRPDLNFPASLPNRKDSIKNFECDPPLTCCGIFQSRLIGEALLEKELSISCVYSSPALHCIQTAHHVLEGLHLEQKAKIRIEPGLFEWPKWEISTIIPSFMTWKELAEANYSVDTTYKCNFPLSSLMPSEGYEDYVNRCSINIKQIIDSCTSEGIILIVGHGSSLDSFTRPLLDLPARQSSDFAQIVRKIPSLGMCFCEEFKGEKRWQMVNPPVNMLIHGSNDAFNWRIILQDN; encoded by the exons GCTGAAGGCTTTGGCAGCTACTGGACAaaagacagtagaagaagcagcaaAATG GTTGCATTCCCATTGCAATGATCCTTCTCTGGATGATCCAATCCCTCAGGAATATGTCTTATATTTGTGTCCGACTGGGCCTTTGAATGACAAACTGATGGAATTCTGGAGACAAACCAAACAGCAATGTGgaaaaaacaaagccctggaaATTTTCCCACACATTACACTTTCTGAATTTTTTACA TGTGAAGATCAAAAGGTTGATGGCTTGTATGAAGCTTTAAGGAGAGCTGGTGACAGGTTTTCAATCTGTTTTCCATCAGTCATATCCCTATCACTGCACGCATCCAGCAGCTACATTGGCTTTTTCATTAGTGATGGGCCAGCAAACATCATCAAAGCATTTGCTGCAGCATTTGCCTCAGAAGCGACAACCTTAGCAG ATTGCCAAGTGAAACCTTCAACAAAGCAACTCCATCTTACATTGGCCAACAAATTTTACCCTCATCATCAAAAGACTTTGGAAGAACTGGCCAAATCAATTAATCCTAAACAAAGCTGTCACTGGGTAGCAGCCCTATATTCTAGAGACATGCGTTTTGTACATTACCAG GTTTTGAGGGCACTGTTCCAGTATAAACCTCAGAACACTGATgaactgatgctaaatgctgggGATTTTATATATGTTGACCGAGCTCAACAGAGTGAAGCTTGTGATGGCTGGGTGATTGGTGCCTCCCACCGAACCGGGTGCAGGGGATTTCTTCCTGAAAATTACACAGAGAAAGCCAATGAGTCTGATACCTGGGTCAAGCACAG AGAATATGTGTTCATTCCATCATCAGGACAACTTTCCAAAAACCAAACTGAACCTTACACTATGTCGAAAGAGCAGAGTTCAATCCCGAGGAATGTAGTCAAAATGCTTACTGTCCAG CTTTCTATGAAAACTGCCAACCGAAGAGGGCTGTTGGTGATGCGCCATGGAGAAAGGGTAGATCAGGTGTTTGGGAAATCTTGGTTACAGCAGTGTTTTAGTGCGAATG GCAAGTATTATCGACCAGACCTCAACTTCCCTGCTAGTCTACCAAACCGCAAGGACAGCATTAAAAACTTTGAATGTGATCCTCCTTTAACATGCTGTGGTATATTCCAGTCTAGACTCATTG GGGAAGCCCTACTGGAAAAGGAGCTGAGCATTAGCTGTGTATACTCTTCCCCAGCACTGCACTGCATCCAAACTGCACATCATGTGTTAGAAG GGCTTCATCTAGAACAGAAAGCTAAGATTCGTATAGAACCTGGTCTCTTTGAATGGCCTAAATGGGAAATCAGCACAATTATTCCTTCTTTTATGACATGGAAGGAACTGGCAGAGGCCAATTACAGTGTAGACACCACATACAA ATGCAATTTTCCTCTTTCTTCTCTGATGCCATCTGAAGGTTACGAGGATTATGTTAATAGATGCTCAATAAACATAAAACAAATTATTGACTCCTGTACATCTGAAG GCATCATCCTGATTGTGGGGCATGGCTCATCCTTGGATTCCTTCACTCGACCATTATTGGATCTCCCTGCCAGGCAAAGTAGTGACTTTGCTCAGATTGTTCGAAAG ATACCATCACTGGGcatgtgtttctgtgaagaatttaAAGGGGAGAAACGATGGCAAATGGTTAACCCTCCAGTGAATATGCTAATTCATGGATCAAATGATGCATTTAACTGGAGAATTATCCTTCAGGACAACTGA